The Solanum pennellii chromosome 4, SPENNV200 genomic interval gaaaaatatgattttttttaattaaaaaataatatatatttgaagaGCATGTTGTATATCTAATACACATTCAGGAACTTCAAACGAAATGATTTTCGATAATTTCTAAATTGAGTCCATTATTGGTAATAGGTAGCTATTAGCCTTTTATTTAATCACTCTAACTAGTTTTCAATTTAACAGAGTTTGATGTTTTAGTTTACTATGTGAAAATCCAGGTCTGAAATCGAATTTATTTGctaagttttgattaaaataaacGTTAATCTTGTATTTGTGctttaattattgattttaagcaTTATTTCAACACTCTTGGATGGAAGAAATCAAGATGAAAACTTGAAGACTCTATTAAAGCTTATTTGAAGCGTTCAGATATATAGTtcgtattttttaaaatttaaaattcattatttaagaattatttttgataaaaaatgttaaatatgcTCAATTAATTTGACATCTTATACACCATTCACGAGTATAAcacacattatattatatatttgttgattatgaaaaaatgtcaaaatatcaaaatgacaTAGTAAAGGTCTATTAAGAATGTCTAAAAGATACAAAGCTTACTTTGACTGTATACccattacttttttctttttcttttttaacctATTGTGGGAGGGGGTTATGGTATTTTATAATAGCTGGTTTTATTCTACTTTTtattgttgagtttgtgactttCCCCTATGGTTTGGACCTTGTCCGTGCCTACGAGGATAAGATTAATTCTTTCACACTGATAAATAAGTGAGTTGAATTGAATGATTATATTCTAtgggaaaaatatatttacttaatAACTAAGAAATTCAATTTTGGTCACTCGCTATTatccaaataaaaatattcctTATTACCCATAAAGTAACCCATCCAATGGTCATGCTCCACTCTAAggttctttttatttaaaataatttgccACCCTTTTAAAAGTAGTTAACAAAAAAGTGTTCAACAATAAAAGCAAAATATGTATACTAAAGAAACCCTCCAAACCTCAAGCACCTTGTGAAGTAGAAAATATGTATAGATTTAGCAACACAGTAATAGGTTTCTTGAATCTATTCACACTTTTAGCATCCATTCCGATCATAGGTGCTGGATTATGGATGGCAAGGAGTAGTACAACATGTGAGAAATTTCTTCAAACACCACTTTTGTTCATAGGTTTCATAATCCTTATAGTTTCATTGGCTGGTTTCATTGGTGCTTGTTTCCATGTTGCATGGGCACTTTGGCTCTACTTATTTGTCATGTTGTTCCTCATAGGGGCATTAATGGGGCTAACTGTTTTTGGTTTTGTGGTAACAAGCCAAGGTGGTGGACTTGATGTGCCTGGTAAAGTATATAAAGAGTATCATCTTCAAAATTACTCACCATGGTTGAGAAAGAGGATTAAGGATCCTCAATATTGGCTCACTGTTAGAGCTTGTATTTTGGGTTCCAAGACTTGTGCTAATGTTATTACTTGGACTCCCTATGATTATCTTACCAAAGATTTGACTCCTATTCAGGTAAGTACTAGTCTCTAGAAACGTGTCTTGAATGTTAACCTTTGACTATTATAAATATCATATCAAaaggtaattatttttttgttatgtcTTTAGTCATAAAACATTGTTTCACCTTATCGAGGGCATATGACCATAGATAGGAGGATCTGAAAATCGTAAACAAGAGTAAAAAATTAGTACGTAACTAGTGGAGAGTTATCTTGCTTCTGCTTTTTATCATCATCTGTTATTTATggtatttcaattattttactattttgttattgttactGTTTTCCTATTAGTTGCTATTTGTTTTCCATTTCATACCCTCTTTAaactatgtatatgtatattgatgatTACATGATAAGTATTAACACTAGTATGGGTGAATATCAGCTAAATCTAACTAATTTTACTACCAAGAACTTGGAcaaatgttctttctttttcctccattatttttggtaattattgggttgttttgtttattttagcatATAAAAAATTACTGAAGTATATAAAATAACTAGTAGAGGATTCATACATCCAAGAAACATATgaaattttctctattttttgttttcatttttattttttttggtttttgtcTTCTCTTTTAATTAGTTGAGACTTGAGAATAAAAAGCTTTTGCCTCTTTTCTCATTATTCTCTACAGGCTGAGCGGTGGGGCGGAGGCgattatatgatttatatttaaatattatacgATGTAAAGTAGATCAAAAAAGTATATCATTATCATCCATCAGAAGCCAAAACTAATTAACGATTTTTACTAAcgattcaaaaaataaaaatatattatctgcGATTTAAGTTTGGGATCTCAAAAACTGCTTAAATCATTAAGTCAAACTCTATATTTGTGTtcagaaaaattcaaaatcgatacatacaagaaaataaaaattatatatatacaatataatttttaaccTACGACCACCCAACCACTTTTAGACCTGCCCCTAGTAAGTGGTATGTATAAAGTGTAAGTGCAttatttgattctaaaaattaCACAATATTTGCAAATGTTACAAATTCAGTGGACATAGTTGGAATTTGATAATATTCCCATTTTATGACTTTCTTTTCTAATCAGTTTAAAAaacaatgatatatttttatatttagggTATGTTtagtatgaaggaaaatgtttttcaagaaaaatgttttCGTAGTTGGAATTTGATAATATTCCCATTTTATGACTTTCTTTTCTAATCAGTTTAAAAAAcaatgatatattttatatttagggTATGTTtagtatgaaggaaaatgtttttcatgaaaaatgttttcgtagaaaatattttcttggaaaacatgtagattttaaacttattttctcatgtttggttggtgagtagaaaatattttttggaaataatttttagtgtttgatttatgaatgaaaaatatttttgagacactcttttatttttactaaagtagaaaataatttatgaaattgaaaatattttttaaaaacaatttttgttTGGGGCGGGGGNNNNNNNNNNNNNNNNNNNNNNNNNNNNNNNNNNNNNNNNNNNNNNNNNNNNNNNNNNNNNNNNNNNNNNNNNNNNNNNNNNNNNNNNNNNNNNNNNNNNNNNNNNNNNNNNNNNNNNNNNNNNNNNNNNNNNNNNNNNNNNNNNNNNNNNNNNNNNNNNNNNNNNNNNNNNNNNNNNNNNNNNNNNNNNNNNNNNNNNNNNNNNNNNNNNNNNNNNNNNNNNNNNNNNNNNNNNNNNNNNNNNNNNNNNNNNNNNNNNNNNNNNNNNNNNNNNNNNNNNNNNNNNNNNNNNNNNNNNNNNNNNNNNNNNNNNNNNNNNNNNNNNNNNNNNNNNNNNNNNNNNNNNNNNNNNNNNNNNNNNNNNNNNNNNNNNNNNNNNNNNNNNNNNNNNNNNNNNNNNNNNNNNNNNNNNNNNNNNNNNNNNNNNNNNNNNNNNNNNNNNNNNNNNNNNNNNNNNNNNNNNNNNNNNNNNNNNNNNNNNNNNNNNNNNNNNNNNNNNNNNNNNNNNNNNNNNNNNNNNNNNNNNNNNNNNNNNNNNNNNNNNNNNNNNNNNNNNNNNNNNNNNNNNNNNNNNNNNNNNNNNNNNNNNNNNNNNNNNNNNNNNNNNNNNNNNNNNNNNNNNNNNNNNNNNNNNNNNNNNNNNNNNNNNNNNNNNNNNNNNNNNNNNNNNNNNNNNNNNNNNNNNNNNNNNNNNNNNNNNNNNNNNNNNNNNNNNNNNNNNNNNNNNNNNNNNNNNNNNNNNNNNNNNNNNNNNNNNNNNNNNNNNNNNNNNNNNNNNNNNNNNNNNNNNNNNNNNNNNNNNNNNNNNNNNNNNNNNNNNNNNNNNNNNNNNNNNNNNNNNNNNNNNNNNNNNNNNNNNNNNNNNNNNNNNNNNNNNNNNNNNNNNNNNNNNNNNNNNNNNNNNNNNNNNNNNNNNNNNNNNNNNNNNNNNNNNNNNNNNNNNNNNNNNNNNNNNNNNNNNNNNNNNNNNNNNNNNNNNNNNNNNNNNNNNNNNNNNNNNNNNNNNNNNNNNNNNNNNNNNNNNNNNNNNNNNNNNNNNNNNNNNNNNNNNNNNNNNNNNNNNNNNNNNNNNNNNNNNNNNNNNNNNNNNNNNNNNNNNNNNNNNNNNNNNNNNNNNNNNNNNNNNNNNNNNNNNNNNNNNNNNNNNNNNNNNNNNNNNNNNNNNNNNNNNNNNNNNNNNNNNNNNGGAGAGGGGGAtagaagtttaaaaataaaaatttaaagttgaaaatatttttaaaaagcaaaattatttttttggggagGGGTGGCCGATGGTGGGTTGGTGGTGTCAGGAATcgggtaaaaaaaaatttaaaattgaaatatttttttaaaaattgttgtttttttcaaaaaaaaaaagtaatttaacattggagaagaattttaaaaaatgttttcctggaaagtCATTTTccaaacttttgtcccaaccaaacatgagaaccAAATACAgtcttaataaaaatttaactacaaaatattcattttaccCTTGATAAAATGATTTCTAGCTACACGAATATGTATAACTTATTTTAGACGGCATGACAGTCAGGATGTTGCAAGCCACCAACAGCATGCAACTATGGATTGACAACAATGACACAAGAGGCAGATTGTTACCAATGGAACAATGATCCAAATTTGCTATGCTATGAGTGTGATTCATGCAAAGCTGGAGTTCTTGAAGATGTGAGAAGGGATTGGCAAAAGATATCAGTTCTTAACATTGTCATGCTTGTCTTACTCATTGGAATTTACTCCATTGGTTGTTGTGCTTTTCAAAACACCAAAAGGGCTGTATCTGATTATCCACATGGTGAAAACCGTATGTATAAAGTCAGACCAAGATGGGATTTCTACTGGTAAGTCACCTACTTTCAATTACATTGTTATTTGgagtctaaaaatatttattttaaaggaacaaatattctaagtgtttaaCAAATCagtaaaattacttttaaatgaCATCGGAAACAGATTTTCTGTTGTTGAAAAAGTAGCAAAaaaattttttactaaaaaaataaacagaagtagaagtagaaattatttttttcaagattaaaagtatatatatttcatacatacatatttattaattaacatatcttataaatttaatttagttttatctaaatattttatttatcaatatatattttttccaaaaacattttgcttgaaaaattaattttaaaagaagttGTAGAAATTAGTACTCCTTCCGCCCCTGTTTTACGTggtactcttttctttttagtctgttcGAAAAAGAAAGTCACCTTGCTATAATTTAAAGGaattta includes:
- the LOC107015908 gene encoding tetraspanin-6, which translates into the protein MYRFSNTVIGFLNLFTLLASIPIIGAGLWMARSSTTCEKFLQTPLLFIGFIILIVSLAGFIGACFHVAWALWLYLFVMLFLIGALMGLTVFGFVVTSQGGGLDVPGKVYKEYHLQNYSPWLRKRIKDPQYWLTVRACILGSKTCANVITWTPYDYLTKDLTPIQSGCCKPPTACNYGLTTMTQEADCYQWNNDPNLLCYECDSCKAGVLEDVRRDWQKISVLNIVMLVLLIGIYSIGCCAFQNTKRAVSDYPHGENRMYKVRPRWDFYWWRWWHDRRHQLY